The genomic DNA TCTATATGCAGGTAGGGTCGTGTCTGTCGAGTCAGTTTTGTAGATATTCAGTGGTCATTAGGGAGTCTATGGTAGTTGCTTAATAGTGTCTAAGTCCAGGTTTGATATTAGGATATTGTGCAGACATGTTGATACATTATGGGTGCGGGTGTTTCGGGATGGCGATATTAATTGTTTGATTTAGTTGAGCGATGTGAGGCTGGGATAGTGCGAAGTATCAAGGGGGTGGATGTTTTGGTAAAATTTCATACAGGTTCAGTTTTGTGAAATAGAGGGGGTTGTTTTTGCTTTGCATGTAAGATTTTTGCCGGAATTAGTTTTTACAACGGGATTGGTTTGATTTGATCTATTTAAATGGAATTTTGTGAATGATTGCTTTAGGCGTAAtaaaactcaagtgtggggatacgGTTGCGCCTCTTGACATAAAGACTTACTTTTTACACAAATCCACGCGCGCCGTTTCCGTTGCTTCAACATTGAGTTTTTGATTATTTGATGGCACTTGGgattgctcgagggcgagcaaggTGCCGAGAGGGGGTAAAAGTGTAAAGTTTGTGTATTTTGCGTCAAAGTGTCGTGTCGTGCGTCTTTAGCGTCTGTTAGTGTCTTTTTGAGTCTTTTGAGTCGTATTTGAGTCTTGTAAGTGTCATTGTGCGTTCTATCACATCGCTTGATTACTAAACCGCTTCgctcgtactcaatctccattcgggcgaagTTCGGTTTGTTTTCAAGTCGTTTTGCGATAAGTCACTTGTTTCGAACAAcggccgcgaacgaaatgctatacggccgtcGTTTGAGTGTATATTAttcttatattattatattataaaaaaatcaggaaaattcttaaaaattccaaaaaaaattaaaaaactcaaaaataccaaaaacagCTTGTGTTTACTAACTGTTCACCTGTTTTGCATGTTTATTGAATTGTTTGAACAGGATGTTAGGTGAGGGATCTTCATCGGGAGTGAAGCGCAAGAGGCGCGGTACTAGAGCTCAGGGAGCTGCTCAGGAGCAGCCGGCTGATACACTACTTAGAGAGATTACATATAGGGATGACGGGATCCCACATGGTCAGAGTAATAGGTTAGTGGATAGCCCGTTGTTGCGATTTACTGTTGGGTCGGCTGAGTATATGAAGTTTGATACTATTAAGAAGCTGAGGCTGCTAGAGTTTAGAAGGATAGATTGGGATTTGGTTGGTCAGTTGGGGCAGGTTGAGAGGCTGCAGGAGCTATTAGGGCCAAAGTTTAGAATGGCGTTGGATTGTGACGCGCCACAGTATTACGAGCTCACCCTGGAGTTTCATTCCACATTTTACTATAGGCATCCAGGGGGTTTTGATGAGCCAGATGTAGTATCATTTGTGTTGGGTAAGAGGATCTACAACATGAGTTTACCACAGTTCGCAGAGGCAACTGGGTTTTACACAGTTCAGGAGGTCGAGTCTGAGGAGTTTAGGGGTTTGCTGAGGCAGGTAGTGAAGGAGGAGAAGGATTGTTGTGTATTGAAGGAGGAGTTAGCGAGGTTTTGGCGCACTATTGCTATTTCACCATTTTCAAACAACATGGTGGCGTCTGATATCAGAGATCCTCTTTATCGGTTTGTGCACAAGATACTGGCAGCTACATTGATAGGTAGGCATGAAGGGGATAATAAAGTGAATCAGCACAGTTTGTTTTGTCTGATGTGCATGGTGGAGCGTCGCCCAGCAAATTTAGCGAGCATTCTGGCATGGTCGTTGGTGAGGCCGAAGAAGGGAGGAGGAAAGGCGAGGTTATATGGCGGGCCGTATATTACGATGTTGGCAACGAATTTGGGTATATTTGCTGATTTCCCTCCTGAGAGGATGCGTATAGGACCAGCTCCATCACTTATGGAGTTGAGGAGCTTTCAGCTGGCGAGGATAGTTACATGCGATGATCCGCCAGTATGGTCTGAGGTTTTGCCAGCACCACCCTCACCGGATCCAGCTGCCGAAGAGGCAACACATACTACGATTCCCGAGCGTTACCAGGTGCCACTTCAGAGGCATCAGTTGCCGGCACGAGAGTACCCCGTTAGACAGCCGCGGCCCGAGCCGTTGACGTTAGAGGCAGTTTATGACAGGATGGATAGGTTATTTGATTTAGTGGAGCAGATGCGAGATGGTATGAGAGTGATTATGGATCACTTCCACTTGCAGCCGCCGGCGTCTTGGCAGCCACAGCAGGAGGATCCTGCAGGCGGGCAGCAGGGTGGAGCAGGAGGAGCATGAGGATATGCAGCAGTGCTTATGGAGcttatatcttttgtttttattttatgctgTTTTGATCCTCATATTTTGGTCTGTACTTATATTATATACTAGTTGGTAGGGTTTTGGGGTTGGTCGATACTTGGATGATTGTTGATATTTTGATGGTATATATTATGTTGGTTTGGTATGATTTGAGTGTTAGGTCGTTGTTGGTGCCGCttccgttcgcgtgtccgagttagtacagtttgctgagcgcgttttgGATTGGAGGGCATGTGTGGTATCGACTAGCAtactgacagtctcacatatttattcagctaagtcgttccacctgtatattttgtatattttatttatttttcgtttttctttttgtttttaggttttaggAGTCATGTTTTcatccttgcattagggacaatgcaatatttaagtgtggggatggaaCATTTGAGTCGTGAGTCATTTAGTTAGTAAGTCTTGAGTCATAAAAAaccgaaaaatacaaaaaaaaatgaaaaatttgaaaaaaaatccaaaaaaaaattaaaaattttgaaaatgtcctttgaaataagaagtttgcaaaataaaaatggaaaatgatagaaaagtcgggtttttgatcgggttcaaataataatagtaTGAGAATAAATAAtcgtgcttgtgtctagtttgggatgcgcgggtaggcttgattcggtttcgggttcctttgatattaattatacctaattgtcggtctactagtgggttctcatctagggagagtggggaaattgaaaccgccaaaaatagtataagggatgccgttataagctaagatcgttagagtttttggtcattatctcgttggaaaagaaaaaaaataaaataaataaataaataagcgagctagaaactgaatgaaagtagccatttctatgtagtctgtggttggggatagcgactctacaaccggattaccgctaggatgtgtgaaatcgacctgCAAAGAAAAGTAAAAAAGTACCGAAGCCTATGTAATATGTGGTTGGGGATAGTGACtatacagccggaatgcctctgggattagggaaagcaacgtctatGCTCGataaaaaaatgagaaaaagtgatgaaaaaaaaaggaaagaataagatttgattttaaactctcttgatattggtataaggcggttaggaaataacccagtggtggttccttggattgaccgaacttgaacctaaattgcatgaTGAGGGCTTGGAACCGtgttgggtttaagaggatcattatacttgcaatcgcggctaacacgagtgtcgatttaataaaataacctaaacttttgtcccGATCGACTATTCcgactatgattccgtttgcacaattctttttcgaggacgaaaaaaaagTCAAGTGTGGAGAtatattgcaaaatacatctttATTCGCGTCCGGTTCTAGTCATTAGATAGTTGTTTTTGTCCGTTTTTAGCGTAGAATGTACATACTTTTAATATTTTGTGTTTTCCAGGTCTTAGCAGTAAAAAGGAGCAGAAATGAATTAAAATCTAGAAAGGCGAAAAGCTGGAGCGGAAATCGAGGAACTCGGAAGCAAGAATGAAGAAAAAATCAATTCTAGAGCttctaggcgggccgcgtaagtttatagttgtcttttacgTGCCCCGCGTCAACTTAAAAGAAAAAATTCCAGGTTCTGATATCcgggcgggccgcgtaagcttagcCTTACATattacgcgggtcgcgagagagGTTAAAACGTGCAACCGACTTGAAACAGCTAACGGCTAGTAGGGTTTCTTGGCTATTTAataacatcatcatcaacagccgTGGAGGAGACGAATTTTGGAGTTCTTGACCATCATTGGAGGCTGTTGAAGGCTGCTGGAACGTACGGGATCGCTTGGAATCATCGGGTAACATCTTGGAGCGCTCGGGAGTAGAGATTACGGGTTTAAACTTCCTGTTTCTttgtttttcgttcgttttactTTGTTGCATGATGAATTCAGAAGTTATTATGAttttgtttatgttcgtgaacatgttttccggctaaaaacctttaactacctaggctaatgacaatagtataacaaagttcggtttttatttgatttttggcgtggttgtggatttttcttgcattgtaaaagctatgggaatttaacttggtgtGTATGCGTGCTTGTGACTATTTCATTATTGATTATTGCTTCGTATaatccttggtgacggtctttatcacataatagggttgtgctagggttcttgatttaggtgagtgtctatatcacgtaatagatcattaatcctttagggtgaaaacgcgtaagtaaccttagaaacaatattcggtaatttaataaaatcaagtgttctgctaaactcgtcgctgtgaggctcgagggtattaataggtctcggtttagttataagtccttaacattccattgtctattaaaccaagattaaaacccgtagttgctttagacgttcgcgctgtgaggtagagcgtcttatataggcactttcaagaaactagaggactgtGAGGAAATCTAGTAAGCCAGTGAGCGtaacatcctaggtagtgccacaagaatcgcctcgagagtgtttgagggacttagtggtgtcttaataggtttagcatttaaagatcccggttccacaccacaaaattatCAAATAGAAATCCACtctgagtttagcttgcgtctagcctaggtagtcttcatcatctctggtcaaagtcttcgttcgagttcgtgttagttatttagctaaTCTAGTTATTCGTTATTTGCAttcttaggatttttagaaaccccccccccccaatcaataaacaatttagtTATGTCGTGTCAGTTTTAGTCTTTATAGAGTcttagcgtaatcagtagagtctcgtgggttcgatactcggacttactttagctttactacattgatcggtacacttgccggttgtgtggtttagggtttagatcgagtcttagtttataaatttaaagcttagagtgtCTAATTTAGggttaattttagttgtttttgttaaaccattttcagcacatcaatcATTTGTTACTTTTGTACTTCTAAAGTTCCCTAACTTCCACTAGATATGAACCAAAGGAACAGGTTTTCTAAGAAGTAGTCTCTGAACAGGTCAAAACTAAATCCAATGGTTAAAACATTTTATGAGATGGAATATCAAATGGAAGACGGGAGCAAACTTTCTCCCGTCAGTGAGggtccaagttcgggattgatctACTTTCGTACTCTTTATTCAATCAAATCCAACCATGTAAGACGGAATATGCAACATTGGGGCATATGTTCCATAAGAAGAACCAGCATAATATCTTCTTTAACAAAAATCAGCTAACTTTCTCGGCAAATAATTGCTACTAAGAACCAGATTCCATCATCTTAAAGTTAGAAAAACATGTCTAATCCAAATATCAAAGTGCATTTATTTTTTAAGTTGCATAGCAAGCATTGACCACATAAAAGTCAACACAAACAAAGAACAATATTTTGGTCCACGAACAAAAGACACCATACAACATGGAAGTTATCAAGACACAATAGAACTACCAGTAATTTATAAACTAAACACATGAGCAGAAGATACACTTCAAACTCACTAGTACAAGTTACAACTTCCATCGAAAAATAGTAGCCTTCAAGTTTCCAAGGCAATGTATAAGCTGCAAAGCAAAACATACAATATGTCAGCATAGATATAGGTAGGCTTGTAAaccaaccgaacgaacacgaacaaaggcaTATGCATGTCCGCTCATTTAGCTTTAACCGAACATGAACAGGAACATGAACATATAATCAAAcaatttttttgttcatgttcattcattaagaaaatgggcgtgttcgtgttcgtttattttcgtaaacgaacggttcacgaacataaatgaaattaatttaacaaacataaaacaacacaaattaacataaatgaataaatataaacgaacacaaatgaacattaCTGACCAAGAACAAACTTAAGGAGTTTTCTCTTGATGTTGACCCTGTGTATATTTAATTGGGCTACCTTGAGATTGGGTCTTTGGTCCCACCCTTAGCCCTGGCATATCAAAGTTATTGTAGTTTGATATTCATTCATTTTAGAGAAAAAAAATCTTAGCGTTTGTACCAACAATGTGCTATTTTATACTTGTGATTAATACATATAGAGTGCATGTTATGAGAAATGCAAATCTTGTATTAAAAGTTGATATATTTCATGGAAAAGAAGCTAAATAAATGAGTGGATGATAAACATGACAGTAACTTGTATGATAAAATTTTTTAGACCTCATATTTCTAATCCACACATTTAATACGATGAACAATGGTCATTGACAAAGGCATATTCTAAGAAGTAATAACTATCTAGATGTTTAGATGTTTTTCTAGTAACAATAATAACTATCCTTGACCACAAGACTATATTCTGTCCAAATAATTTCTCAAAACAAAGATTAGACCGGTGTCAACATGACCCAAGAAGAATCTAATACTCAATCCAAGGATTATAAACCTTTCGGTAAACCAAATCTTAATTTCTGTtacatatgattcaagataagctTTAAAAGCGGGTATCGATTGAGTTTTAGATTAGTCAATCTGTCAGTTAAGTAGGCGTGTTCGATAGTTAACTCGTCAGCATCCAACGAATGTTTGAAACTTTAGAAGGATACAGACTGGGAAGATAAAGATGGTGGGGGTCAACACTCAACTGTTTATCTGGTGGCTACAATGCATCATCCGAATCAACCCAAGTTGGACAAGATAAACTACCTTTTTATCTTTCAGGTTTTCTGTTGTGGGACCCACCTGACCCAACTACCTACACGTGCCAAAAGATACAATGCTTTATTGTTAAGCTTTTGGCGCCTATAAATAACTACCATTCCCCCTTTCAGTTGATACATCCAACAAACTCATTTCTTTTTCCTACATCAATCAATCAAGATTGTTTTAGATTTTCGTAAAAACGAACCAATTGTCAACTGATAATGGATCACAAAAAGCATCAATCCGGAGGTTCTTCTTCGTCTTCTTCATTTACAGAGAATCTGTTTGGCCCCAAGGATGCATCCTCAGCCTCCTCGTCGGGCCTTTTCACCACTGTTTTCGGTCCCTCCTCCACGGTATCCTTCTCCCTCTTTCTGGATCCTTTTTATGGATTAACCCAAAATCACAGATTACTACTATTTTCATTCACTGTTAATCGAATCACAGAATCTTACACATTAGAATTTGTTTGTTTTCAGGGTCTTGGAAGACATCCATCACACTATAACAACACAGGATCATCCAAAAACAAGGAGTCTGGTGGTCCATATGGAAGTGGCAAACCTTCTACACCAGGTTGATAACgcttttttataaaattttaacccAATAATGTAAGCCAATGTGAACTTAGTTACTAATTACATCATCTTTTGGCAATAGATTACAAGACACAAAGAAGCGCAGGTCCAGTTTACCAAAATGAAACGGCAGAACCAAGCTATCTCAGTTCATCCATCTATTATGGTGGCCAAGAAGATTATACCCCAAATACAGAAACCACTCGCCCTCCACATACAGTGAGCATTTCCACCTTTTTGTTACATGTTAACGCTAAAAGCGTTAGAACTAACAATATTTTTGTACGCGTTTTATTTTATTAGTCCAAGAAAGATGGAGGTGATAATGATCCAAATGGGAGCAGTGCTTCAAGGGGAAACTGGTGGCAAGGTAAGACTTTTACATGACATATGGTTCTGATAAAAAGCTGCTTACTTT from Helianthus annuus cultivar XRQ/B chromosome 7, HanXRQr2.0-SUNRISE, whole genome shotgun sequence includes the following:
- the LOC110867410 gene encoding uncharacterized protein LOC110867410 — its product is MDHKKHQSGGSSSSSSFTENLFGPKDASSASSSGLFTTVFGPSSTGLGRHPSHYNNTGSSKNKESGGPYGSGKPSTPDYKTQRSAGPVYQNETAEPSYLSSSIYYGGQEDYTPNTETTRPPHTSKKDGGDNDPNGSSASRGNWWQGSLYY